The DNA region TAGTAATATTATTATCTCTTAGTGCTTGCCATAAATGTAGAATTTCGTCAGGAATCCGGATTCCTTGTTGGATAGTAGCTTCGACTTTTCCAACTTTACTCTTAATATGCGGGCTAGAAAATAGACGACGAAGTGCAATAGGCTTAGCTAAAGCATCTTCGAATACAGCAGTAGATAGGGCTTTAAACTCATCTACTGTATAGCCCTTAAACCAATAAATAGGCGAATTTTCACCAGGTGTTCTTTGAAATTTACTACCTACTTTTTGATAAAATAACCGAAGTTTTGCGGCAAACTCATCGAATTGTGTCAATTCTTTCACTTGGTCTAGAGGTAAACGCTCGCTTTCATCTAAAGCAATATGGTCTGTGTATAGGACTTGGTATTGCGCGATGATATCATCAGCCAAGTCAAGATAGGTCGCTCTATTTTGTGAGTTTGGAAAAATAGGTTGATTGAAATTCATAGGCCCATTTGTTAATACTTCATAGAATTCATCAGGTGTCATCTTATAGGCTAAATGATCTATCATATACATCATTAAATGGTCTTCTATATCATGCATGATGGTCGTATTATCAAAATCGAATACGGCATATTCGGTATCAGGCCTATCTGTATCTAAATCAGATGCAGATTCCTGAATGACTGTGTTTAAACGTTGGACAACAAAGGGGTCCCATTTTTGTTGATTGATATTTAACGGCATAAAAATCTCCTCATATATATATTGAATTCATCATTCGCTTATTTCCCATTATAAAGGAATAGTAATAAATTCATGTAAAATCTAAGTCATAATTAAGTAAATACATTGATTATCTAAGATAACATTGTAGATCGTGGTGGTTATAGACACCAATTGTCTCTAGAAATGATTCGATTGTGGTTGGCCCGACAAATTTAAACCCGCGTTTCTTCAGTAATTTCATCAGCGCTTTATTGATTTCGTCTTCATTTCCGTCAAATTCGACCACTAATTGTTGTGCTGTTTGGTAGATGAAATCTCTAAAACTTGGAAAATGAGTATCTTCTTCGATTGCTAGCGCACACTGGGCGTTGTTTATCATAGCTTGGATTTTTTGGCGGTGACGAATGACCCCTTCATCAAGCATAAGCCGGTCAACATCAGCTTCATCAAACTTGGCCAAGGCCTCCATGTCAAAATCAGCAAAAGCTGCTCTCAGTGCTGGCCTTTTTTTCAGGATTATAGCCCAGGATAAACCAGCTTGCATGGATTCTAAGCACAGGGCCTCAAAGACTTCCTGACTAGTGGGTTTATCTTGACCCCATTCCTCGTCATGATAAGCAACCATGTTTGGGGTATTGGCAAATTGACAGCGTATGACCATGAAAAAAAACTCCTTCACCTTGCAAGTTTCACTAGGATTTCTTAGTGTGTCCAAATTATAGCAAATTTAATCCAATTATAATAGTTGGGTTCGTTATAAACGATTACTCATGATTAAAGTAAGGTATTATCAATATCTTGAATCTTTCAATATAATGAAGTTGTGAAAAGAAAATAATTTGATATGGGGGAAGGTTATTATGAAGCATTTTGTGAAGTTGGGGTTATTGGGTTTATCGGCAACGGTGCTTGCAGCGTGTTCTAGTGATAGTAGTGAGGAAACTACTATTCGAGTCGCGACGTCACCTGGTCCTTATAGTGAGTTATTTCTAGACCAAGTGGCCCCTAAGTTAGAAGAAGAAGGCTATACAGTACAAGAAATTGAGTTTACGGATTTGCGGTCAGCGGATGTTGCCTTACAAGAAGGGTCAGCAGACTTAAATGTTGACCAACATTCCTTATATTTAGCTAACTTTAATGAAGAAGCGGGTGCAGAACTAACGGCTGTGACACCGGTACCGACTGTGCCAACAGGTTTGTTCCCAGGTACAAAGGATGATTTGGCTGCTGTCTCAAGCGGGGACCGTGTGGGTATCCCGGATGACCCATCAAATTATACGAGAGCTTTACTAGTTTTGCGGAAAGCGGGCTGGATAAAATTCAGTGAGGATGCCAATCTCGAGAATTTAACGGTTGATGACATCTCAGAAAATACGGCGGGCATTGAAATTGTACCAATGCAATCAGCGTCAATCCCAAGAACCTTGGAAGATTTAGCCTACGCCATTATTCCAGGCTCAATCGCGTATGACGCGGGCGTGGACTTCTCAACTATGTTATTAGCGGAGGATGTGCGGGAAGACTTGTTACTGCAAGCTGTAGTTTCCACTCCTGAAACAGCGGAAGAAGATTGGGTGCAAGCAGTCGTGGATATCTATAATTCGGACGATTTTCAATCGCAAATAGAAGAAATCAATAATAGTTCAGATGAAACTTATTGGATCATTCCAGATTAAGAAATCCGAAAGAAAGTGTGAATATTTATAGAAAGCGTTTACATCGCTAGGCCGTTTCCTATATGATAGGGGTATCAAGAGAATAGGAGTGATGTACATGGTGGAAGTTTACACAAACTACTGGGAAAATCGACGCGATGGTGTTCGAAAGGAACATGGATCATATGCTAGCGAAGAAGCGGCCTTTGAGGGGATTCGAAGCTGGTGGACACTTCATCAAGAAAAGTATACCGATGTGAATAAACGACGGACCAATTCAGGTGCCCTAGAAATTACATATGGTGATGACAATTACTACTATCGTATTGAGAAACGGCATTTGGACAAGTTACCATCGACTAAATGTAAGTTGAGAAGTCCTGGTGAGATTGATAGTAAACGTAAACTGGCGCAATTAGATGAGGAAACCTTCCTATTTGAAGAATTAGCAGAACCTTATCGTGACCTGCTACTTGTTGCAATGGGGAATGGCCAGCGGGTCAAGGACTTTATCTACGATGAAAAAGGGCGACCAATCCGCGAGCTGACTAAAGTATAAAATTTGAGAGAAATGATTGACAAAGAGATTGCAGGGTGTTATGCTATTGGAGTTGAGAAAAGAAGCAGAAACACCCGTTTCTCACCTGAGTTGACAAGTTACGTCCTCGGGTTGATAGATATTCAGTTCACACAGACTCGATCTGTGTGCTTAATACGACGGGTAGTGATTGTGCTATCCGTCGTTTTTTCTATGTGAAATTTCTCTTTCATACAGATTTATGCAATCTTGCAGAAAAATTTCTTTTTATACAGCATCAATGGAGGTGTATTACTATCGCAAAAGATATGTTCGTAAATGAAAATATCCGTGCACGTGAACTTCGTGTAATTGATTCTGAAGGTGAACAATTAGGTGTGTTAAGTAAAGACGAGGCTTTAGATAAAGCTGAACAAGTTGAACTTGACTTAGTACTAGTATCACCAAACGCAAAACCACCAGTTGCTCGCATCATGGATTACGGTAAATACCGTTATGAGCAACAACGGAAAGAGCGTGAACAACGTCAAAATCAAAAACAAGTCAGTCTGAAGGAAGTACGTTTATCTCCTACGATTGAACAAAATGATTTCGACACAAAATTGCGTCAAGCTCGCAAGTTCCTTGAAAAAGGTGACAAAGTGAAAGCTTCAATTCGTTTCCGTGGACGTGCTATTACGCACAAAGAAATCGGTCGCGAAGTGCTAGAACGCTTTGCAGAAGAGCTTAAAGATATTGCAGAAGTTGAACAAAGACCAAAAATGGAAGGACGTTCAATGTTCCTTCAAATGGCACCAACTGCTGACAAATAATTGAACACTTTTTAGGAGGAAAAAACATGCCAAAACAAAAAACTCACCGCGCTTCAGTTAAACGTTTCAAAAAGACTGCTTCAGGTAAACTAAAACGTAGTCATTCAGAGCGTTCTCACCGTTTCCACGGTAAAACTAAAAAACAACGTCGTCAACATAAACAAGCGACTACAGTTCATTCATCAGATATTAAACGTATCTCACAAATGATGGACACTTACAAATAAGATTATCTAAGCGTTCAGTCACGGACTGGACAGTACCAAAAGGAGGAAATTAAATGGCTCGAGTTAAAGGTGGAACAGTAA from Aerococcus urinaeequi includes:
- the rpmI gene encoding 50S ribosomal protein L35 is translated as MPKQKTHRASVKRFKKTASGKLKRSHSERSHRFHGKTKKQRRQHKQATTVHSSDIKRISQMMDTYK
- a CDS encoding haloacid dehalogenase-like hydrolase, with the translated sequence MPLNINQQKWDPFVVQRLNTVIQESASDLDTDRPDTEYAVFDFDNTTIMHDIEDHLMMYMIDHLAYKMTPDEFYEVLTNGPMNFNQPIFPNSQNRATYLDLADDIIAQYQVLYTDHIALDESERLPLDQVKELTQFDEFAAKLRLFYQKVGSKFQRTPGENSPIYWFKGYTVDEFKALSTAVFEDALAKPIALRRLFSSPHIKSKVGKVEATIQQGIRIPDEILHLWQALRDNNITIYIITASPIDLVRSIVTKSPFNLDASQVFGQCYEVDQEGVMDSRLEAGTYITKGLGKVEVIKNFMVETHGKEPAMVFGDSMGDYPMMTQLPFVKLSVLFNRYANDQTQQLVVKGINMYRQEDANLVVQGRDENKGTLRPSMATIPLGHLEPVLQAGELYL
- a CDS encoding DNA-3-methyladenine glycosylase I gives rise to the protein MVIRCQFANTPNMVAYHDEEWGQDKPTSQEVFEALCLESMQAGLSWAIILKKRPALRAAFADFDMEALAKFDEADVDRLMLDEGVIRHRQKIQAMINNAQCALAIEEDTHFPSFRDFIYQTAQQLVVEFDGNEDEINKALMKLLKKRGFKFVGPTTIESFLETIGVYNHHDLQCYLR
- a CDS encoding MetQ/NlpA family ABC transporter substrate-binding protein, producing MKHFVKLGLLGLSATVLAACSSDSSEETTIRVATSPGPYSELFLDQVAPKLEEEGYTVQEIEFTDLRSADVALQEGSADLNVDQHSLYLANFNEEAGAELTAVTPVPTVPTGLFPGTKDDLAAVSSGDRVGIPDDPSNYTRALLVLRKAGWIKFSEDANLENLTVDDISENTAGIEIVPMQSASIPRTLEDLAYAIIPGSIAYDAGVDFSTMLLAEDVREDLLLQAVVSTPETAEEDWVQAVVDIYNSDDFQSQIEEINNSSDETYWIIPD
- the infC gene encoding translation initiation factor IF-3; amino-acid sequence: MTIAKDMFVNENIRARELRVIDSEGEQLGVLSKDEALDKAEQVELDLVLVSPNAKPPVARIMDYGKYRYEQQRKEREQRQNQKQVSLKEVRLSPTIEQNDFDTKLRQARKFLEKGDKVKASIRFRGRAITHKEIGREVLERFAEELKDIAEVEQRPKMEGRSMFLQMAPTADK